One genomic window of Diospyros lotus cultivar Yz01 chromosome 8, ASM1463336v1, whole genome shotgun sequence includes the following:
- the LOC127807346 gene encoding protein LIGHT-DEPENDENT SHORT HYPOCOTYLS 10-like isoform X2 — MHNSSSSPAMSMSEKGKDSAEGSSRSAGDHQPQPPLSRYESQKRRDWNTFGQYLRNHRPPVSLSQCNCNHVLEFLRYLDQFGKTKVHLHGCVFFGQPDPPAPCTCPLRQAWGSLDALIGRLRAAYEEHGGLPETNPFGNGAIRVYLREVKESQAKARGIPYKKKKKRKIKPNHELVASKQSGLSNKAI; from the exons ATGCACAACAGTTCTTCTTCACCAGCCATGTCGATGTCCGAAAAAGGGAAAGATTCAGCCGAAGGCTCCTCAAGATCCGCCGGCGACCACCAGCCCCAGCCTCCCCTCAGCCGCTACGAGTCCCAGAAGCGCCGCGACTGGAACACCTTCGGCCAGTATTTGAGGAACCACAGGCCGCCGGTTTCACTATCACAGTGTAACTGCAACCACGTCCTCGAATTCCTCCGGTACCTGGACCAGTTCGGGAAGACTAAGGTTCACTTACATGGCTGCGTCTTCTTCGGACAACCGGACCCTCCTGCTCCGTGCACGTGTCCTCTCCGGCAAGCTTGGGGAAGCCTCGATGCATTGATCGGACGGCTCAGGGCTGCCTATGAAGAGCACGGGGGCTTGCCGGAGACAAACCCTTTTGGCAATGGAGCAATTCGTGTTTATTTACGCGAAGTTAAGGAGTCCCAAGCGAAAGCGAGAGGAATTCcgtacaagaagaagaagaagaggaagatcaaGCCGAATCACGAGCTCGTGGCTTCGAAACAATCCG GGTTGTCCAATAAGGCTATCTGA
- the LOC127807346 gene encoding protein LIGHT-DEPENDENT SHORT HYPOCOTYLS 10-like isoform X1: MHNSSSSPAMSMSEKGKDSAEGSSRSAGDHQPQPPLSRYESQKRRDWNTFGQYLRNHRPPVSLSQCNCNHVLEFLRYLDQFGKTKVHLHGCVFFGQPDPPAPCTCPLRQAWGSLDALIGRLRAAYEEHGGLPETNPFGNGAIRVYLREVKESQAKARGIPYKKKKKRKIKPNHELVASKQSDSASEGLQINRVVQ, from the exons ATGCACAACAGTTCTTCTTCACCAGCCATGTCGATGTCCGAAAAAGGGAAAGATTCAGCCGAAGGCTCCTCAAGATCCGCCGGCGACCACCAGCCCCAGCCTCCCCTCAGCCGCTACGAGTCCCAGAAGCGCCGCGACTGGAACACCTTCGGCCAGTATTTGAGGAACCACAGGCCGCCGGTTTCACTATCACAGTGTAACTGCAACCACGTCCTCGAATTCCTCCGGTACCTGGACCAGTTCGGGAAGACTAAGGTTCACTTACATGGCTGCGTCTTCTTCGGACAACCGGACCCTCCTGCTCCGTGCACGTGTCCTCTCCGGCAAGCTTGGGGAAGCCTCGATGCATTGATCGGACGGCTCAGGGCTGCCTATGAAGAGCACGGGGGCTTGCCGGAGACAAACCCTTTTGGCAATGGAGCAATTCGTGTTTATTTACGCGAAGTTAAGGAGTCCCAAGCGAAAGCGAGAGGAATTCcgtacaagaagaagaagaagaggaagatcaaGCCGAATCACGAGCTCGTGGCTTCGAAACAATCCG aTTCAGCTTCAGAAGGGTTGCAGATAAACAG GGTTGTCCAATAA